DNA from Clostridium sp. 'White wine YQ':
AGATTTCTTTCCAATTGGACAGTGTACTATAGCTGTTTTATCAACTCTGTACTCAACTTTACCTGCTTTAATATCTGCTATTGCTTTAGCAACATCAAATGTAACTGTTCCTGATTTTGGGTTTGGCATTAATCCCTTAGGTCCTAATACTCTACCTAATCTTCCAACAACACCCATCATATCTGGAGTTGCTACAACTACATCGTAGTCAAACCAATTTTCACTTTGAATTTTTGTAACTAGTTCTTCTGCTCCAACGAAATCAGCTCCAGCAGCTTCTGCTTCCTTTGCTTTATCTCCTTTAGCGAAAACTAATACCTTTACTGATCTACCAGTACCGTGTGGTAATACTACAGCACCTCTTACTTGTTGATCAGCATGTCTTGGATCTACACCTAATCTTACGTGTATTTCTATTGTTTCATCAAACTTTGCTTTAGCAGTTTTAACAGCTAAATCTAAAGCTTCTGATGGAGTGTATAAAGCACTCTTATCAACTAATTTTGCACTTTCAACATAATTCTTTCCCATATATAAGCCTCCTTTGTGGTATTAACGGTTTTTACCTCCCACCGATTCAAGAAATTATTCGACTACAGTTACTCCCATACTTCTAGCAGTACCTTCAATCATACTCATAGCTGTTTCAACTGATGCAGCATTTAAATCTGGCATCTTTAATTCAGCTATCTTTCTAATTTGTTCCTTAGTTATTTTACCAACCTTAGTTCTGTTTGGTACTCCTGAACCACTTTCTAATCCTAATTCCTTCTTAATTAAAACAGCAGCTGGTGGAGTTTTTAGTATAAAACTAAAAGATCTGTCTTGGTATACTGTTATAACTACTGGTATTATTAAACCAGCCTTATCAGCAGTCTTAGCATTGAACTCCTTACAGAATCCCATTATATTAACCCCATGTTGTCCTAATGCTGGACCAACTGGTGGAGCTGGTGTTGCTTTTCCTGCAGCAAGTTGAAGTTTAATCATTCCTGTTACTTTCTTAGCCATCTGTTATTCCTCCTATACTGTGGTAATACGGGCTTATGCCCTCCCACTTAATTAAGACCTTGGTCTCTATTTGTAAAATTAGTATTAAACTAATTTTTCAACTTGATTAAATTCTGCTTCGATTGACGTTTCTCTACCGAAGAATTCAGCTAAGGCTTTTACCTTGCGCTTTTCAGTGTTTACTTCTACTATTGTAGCAACCATGTCCTTAAATGGACCTGATGAAATCCTAACACTTTCTCCAACTTCTAAATAAATCTCCTCAGGA
Protein-coding regions in this window:
- the rplA gene encoding 50S ribosomal protein L1 → MGKNYVESAKLVDKSALYTPSEALDLAVKTAKAKFDETIEIHVRLGVDPRHADQQVRGAVVLPHGTGRSVKVLVFAKGDKAKEAEAAGADFVGAEELVTKIQSENWFDYDVVVATPDMMGVVGRLGRVLGPKGLMPNPKSGTVTFDVAKAIADIKAGKVEYRVDKTAIVHCPIGKKSFGVEKLADNFRTLMEAIVKAKPAAAKGQYVKSVSLSATMGPGVKVNPVKVLE
- the rplK gene encoding 50S ribosomal protein L11: MAKKVTGMIKLQLAAGKATPAPPVGPALGQHGVNIMGFCKEFNAKTADKAGLIIPVVITVYQDRSFSFILKTPPAAVLIKKELGLESGSGVPNRTKVGKITKEQIRKIAELKMPDLNAASVETAMSMIEGTARSMGVTVVE